The DNA segment TACCAATCCGGTGTTAACACCGTTATGAAAAATAGAGATTGGGTGGAACAGTACCGCAAAGAAGAAGCTGAGAAAAAACGCTTAGATGAAAAATGGTACTGGCAAAAAGTTGATCGTAAATCCAGAGAAGAACGAGTTGTTTACCGTGAAAAAATGAAAGCGAAACAAGACGCTCTCAATTACTTTTCAAAAGCGATCAATCACCTAGATGAAATTAAAAACCCTGATTTAAGAGAAAGACCTGAGTTCAAAAGACTTCTTTCTGACGTTTATCGTTCTTGGATTATGGCTGAGTATGACCTACAAAACCTTCCTCAGTGTATCCCAATTCTTGAACTTTACATCGAAATCGATGACAACGAGAAAGAGTACCCTGCTCACAAGTATCTTGCAAGTGCATATAGCTTCGAAGAAAACATGATCAAAAAGACAAAAGGTCCAGATGACATGCTCTTCAAGTATCGTTACAAAAAGAACGTTCACTTATTACGTGCAACCGAGTTAAAATATGGAAAGGATTCTCCTGAATACAAACATATCGTTAACGTAATCAACCGAGATGAGGTTATTTCGGTAGCACAATAATCCCGAATACATCTCTTTCAATGAGAAAGCCCGGTTTCAAACCCCGGGCTTTTTTGTTTGGAGTGCATAGAAACACTTTTCTACTATTTAATTTCCTTAAGAACTGTCTTTGTTGGTAATCGAAAGAAACTAAAAAGCCCTAAGCTATACAAAGTCACCGTCACAAAACAAATCCCAATCAATACCAAACAAAGTTGTCCATAAGGATACACACTGCGAAGTTCCAATACAGATCGGTTTAATACTTCGTTGGATCCCACAGCGTACACAAGTCCGAGTAAAAACGAAATCACTGAAACAAGGAATGCCTCTCGTAAAAAATGTTTTCCCATAAAACGACTGTTTGCTCCAATCACACGTAAGAGTGCAAATTCCCGTTTTCGTTCGGATTGGCTTGCATAGAGTGTGGTAAAGACTAAAACAAAGGATGCCGCGAGGATAAAGATCGTCATAAGCGCCATCATTTGTGTTACCTTCTCCAAAATTCCCATAAAGGCTTGGATTGTTTTTTCCGTGTCAATCACTGTAATATTGGGGAACTGATTCACAATGACCTTTTGTAATTGGTAACGATCCGTTCCTTTATCAATGAGTAAGGAAACAATATAAAACCTAGGAGCTTTTTCTAAAATCCCTCTGGAAAATAAAACCACAAAGTTGGGTTTCATATCCGCCCAGTTCACCGAACGAAGGTTTGTGATTTTTCCAGAGACTTCTCTCCCTTGTACATTGAAGGTAAGCTCATCCCCAATGCCTGCTTGCAAATAGGAGGAAAAATCTCGTTCCACGGAAATTTCATTTTGGCTTGTTTCTTTCCACCAACTCCCCTTGGTCACTTCTTCTGTATCATACAAAGAATCGCGGTACGACAAAAAGTATTCACGTGTTCTCGCAGTGGCTCGCCAATTGCGGTCCATTGCATTTTTGATGGTGTCTTCTTTTTTGACAGGTTCTCCATTCACCTTGGACAAACGAGCTCCAATCACGGGAGCCACATATTGTTTTTCAACAGGGAACTTGGAAATTGTTTGGAGTAGTGCCTCTTTCTGCGTTTCTCGGATATCGAGAAGGAACATGTTTGGCCTTCGTTCGATTTCCCTTGCTCCACTTAACTCAAGTAAACTTTCTTGTAAGATGAGGGAGAGTGTCAAAATGAAGAGTGCCGATCCAAGACCAATGATGGAAAGGCGAAGGGCACCTGATTTCCGTGTGACTTTTTTTGTCACAAGGCTCCACTCCTTCGATAACCATCCTAATTTTGAAATTTTTTGAAGGAAAGTTCCAAAGAGTATGTACAATCCGTACACAAGGAGAGGTAAGGTTAACAAAACAAGTGTAAAGAGGATTCCCTTAAAAATACTTTCTGTTTCTAAGATCGCAAGACTTGTGAAAAGAAAGTAAATCAAAACAAAGGAACCAAATTGCCAATAAGAAGAGGATAAGTTCCCACTTGTTTGTGATTCTACTTCTTTCAGTGCAGCTAAAGGTTTCACCGACCTTGTTTCTAAGACAAGTGGAATCGAGATGAGGAGAGGTAAAATCACACCTAACACAAAACTCCATAAAAGAGACGATGCGGAAAGTCCAAGGATGACGTTAGTCCCAACCGACATGATCCCACTGATATCAGGTAATAAAGATTGGATGAAGATTCCTAGTAGGAGTCCAAAAACTGTTCCTAAAAGTGAAAGGATCAGTATTTCCGAAAATACTAACAAAAGGATGATATTGGGTTTGGCACCAAGACACATAAGAATCGCAATTTCATTCCGTTTTTCGAGTAACCTTGTGCGAACAGCTGTATACACAGAAATGGCTCCTAGAAAAAATCCTGCAAGAGCAAGAAGAGCCATATAATCAAATGTGTTTTTGATGAACTGTTGGGATCCAGAATTGACTTCTGTATTGTGATAAATGGTTAAGTCTTCTTTGATAAAGGACTCAAACTCTTTGTCCTTCCAATCCAAAGTATCGGTGGATTCAGGGAATTGTAAATAGATCGTATATCGGATGCGACTGCCTCGTTGCACAAGTCCTGTTTGGATCGCAGTGTCTTTTCGAATGATAGAACCAGGAGCCGAACCTACAAAAGATCCAACTGCACCTGGTTCTTTTAATACTACACCAGCAAGTACAAGAAGGCTATCACCCAATCGAACACGATCACCGAGTTTCAGTTTTAAGTTTTCGACAAGAGAAGGATCTAAGAGTACTTGGTTTGGTTTTAGATTGTGATACGCATCTTCTGGTTCGGTTTTCATTTCCCCGTAAAAGGGGTAACTTGTTTCGATTCCTTTTACGAAACTGAGAGAATTTTCAGAACCAGATTCATTGGAAATCATGGACAAAAATTGGATCGAAGCACTGGTTTTGGCTCCTTTCGGAAGGCGATTTTTCAATAAATCCTTAGCAGAATTAGTGATTTCTTGGGGGGATTGTAAGGCAAGATCGGCACCCATAATGGATTTTGCCTCTTTCCTAATGGCATTTGCCGTATTGTCCTTATAGGAATGGATGCCAA comes from the Leptospira ellinghausenii genome and includes:
- the fcpA gene encoding flagellar coiling protein FcpA yields the protein MKIIKYLLILQLVSGFSVLFAQTQPANAQDSQAAKDQVDELLKGELVPENDDAELTEDQKKRKKEIMEQESLWKNPDFKGYNKTFQELHQLSKTFANNQFRLALSNYQSGVNTVMKNRDWVEQYRKEEAEKKRLDEKWYWQKVDRKSREERVVYREKMKAKQDALNYFSKAINHLDEIKNPDLRERPEFKRLLSDVYRSWIMAEYDLQNLPQCIPILELYIEIDDNEKEYPAHKYLASAYSFEENMIKKTKGPDDMLFKYRYKKNVHLLRATELKYGKDSPEYKHIVNVINRDEVISVAQ
- a CDS encoding ABC transporter permease; protein product: MKASLFRFYLKRELFSRFRYSILIVVSITLGVGSVIGIHSYKDNTANAIRKEAKSIMGADLALQSPQEITNSAKDLLKNRLPKGAKTSASIQFLSMISNESGSENSLSFVKGIETSYPFYGEMKTEPEDAYHNLKPNQVLLDPSLVENLKLKLGDRVRLGDSLLVLAGVVLKEPGAVGSFVGSAPGSIIRKDTAIQTGLVQRGSRIRYTIYLQFPESTDTLDWKDKEFESFIKEDLTIYHNTEVNSGSQQFIKNTFDYMALLALAGFFLGAISVYTAVRTRLLEKRNEIAILMCLGAKPNIILLLVFSEILILSLLGTVFGLLLGIFIQSLLPDISGIMSVGTNVILGLSASSLLWSFVLGVILPLLISIPLVLETRSVKPLAALKEVESQTSGNLSSSYWQFGSFVLIYFLFTSLAILETESIFKGILFTLVLLTLPLLVYGLYILFGTFLQKISKLGWLSKEWSLVTKKVTRKSGALRLSIIGLGSALFILTLSLILQESLLELSGAREIERRPNMFLLDIRETQKEALLQTISKFPVEKQYVAPVIGARLSKVNGEPVKKEDTIKNAMDRNWRATARTREYFLSYRDSLYDTEEVTKGSWWKETSQNEISVERDFSSYLQAGIGDELTFNVQGREVSGKITNLRSVNWADMKPNFVVLFSRGILEKAPRFYIVSLLIDKGTDRYQLQKVIVNQFPNITVIDTEKTIQAFMGILEKVTQMMALMTIFILAASFVLVFTTLYASQSERKREFALLRVIGANSRFMGKHFLREAFLVSVISFLLGLVYAVGSNEVLNRSVLELRSVYPYGQLCLVLIGICFVTVTLYSLGLFSFFRLPTKTVLKEIK